Proteins encoded within one genomic window of Fragaria vesca subsp. vesca linkage group LG1, FraVesHawaii_1.0, whole genome shotgun sequence:
- the LOC101303647 gene encoding probable starch synthase 4, chloroplastic/amyloplastic-like → MKAALLSTAIPWQPQLHLKPLKPAGAPLCCSKVNGASFSSSQIKLQAGEDAEVPRSPIQPEGAKETDIWRLFREAQKNILHLNQHRLKAVEDLNKTNSEKQLLVDKIEQLELEKQQASVAKPPDRLSSCWEVLLRIDSMVLTGMIAAGEASDLRRLVMDNKESLAEVFNGTLQKTEGQLLAELRHFYARSRRNGFHIVHICTEMEPLVSVGSLASYVTGLSRALQRKGHLVEVILPKYSSLDLDEVHGLQEIEAESFSYFNGQLHGNRIWTGVVYGIGVTLIQPLEYSEFFNREKVYGYSDDFERFTYFSRASLDYIVKCGKQPDVIHIHNWETAIIGPLFWDIFAKQGLEGTRILLTCHDLNSQCLEHPDKLALCGLDPSSLHRPDRLQDNTKSHLVNILKGGVVYSNKVAIMSSILSKGRVIHNLSHGLDPTLNIHKNKLIVSPCGFDNSTWDPSKDNFIPRNFSVEDMEGKTVCKAALQQHLGLSEHASSILIGCIVSEVFDVDLENLWAAIMKASKTDVQFVIMGTSKISSIHKLGSLQESLKDEHVKFVNDSDETITHLVFAGSDIILCQSFHDPVLQVPLKALKYGTAPIALNSSHDNFRNFAEHDYETTNFSRFVSSTFGNMSISEALNEMKNHPWKWKRKILDAMEMDFSWDAECCDIHTSAYTSLKKL, encoded by the exons ATGAAGGCGGCGTTGTTGAGCACGGCGATTCCTTGGCAGCCTCAGCTGCACCTTAAGCCTCTCAAACCCGCCGGAGCTCCTCTTTGCTGCTCCAAGGTTAACGGAGCCTCCTTCTCCTCCTCACAAATCAA GTTACAAGCCGGCGAAGACGCTGAGGTGCCTCGGTCTCCGATTCAG CCGGAGGGAGCTAAGGAGACTGACATTTGGCGGCTCTTCAGAGAAGCTCAGAAGA ATATTCTGCATTTGAATCAGCACCGGCTTAAGGCTGTGGAGGATCTTAACAAGACAAACAGTGAGAAGCAGCTGCTGGTTGATAAGATTGAGCAGCTGGAGCTCGAAAAGCAGCAGGCTTCTGTTGCAAAACCTCCAG ATAGACTCTCAAGTTGTTGGGAAGTACTCCTCCGGATAGACTCAATGGTCCTTACTGGAATGATTGCTGCTGGGGAGGCATCTGATTTGAGAAGGCTGGTCATGGATAATAAAGAAAGTCTAGCTGAAGTATTTAATGGCACCTTGCAAAAGACAGAGGGCCAGCTTCTAGCAGAACTCAGACACTTCTATGCAAGAAGTAGAAG GAATGGCTTTCACATTGTGCACATATGTACGGAAATGGAACCATTGGTTTCTGTTGGATCTTTGGCATCATATGTGACAGGCTTGTCTCGTGCACTACAGAGAAAGGGGCATTTGGTGGAGGTGATACTTCCAAA GTATTCAAGCCTGGACCTAGATGAAGTACATGGGCTACAGGAAATTGAGGCAGAGTCTTTTTCATATTTCAATGGTCAACTTCATGGAAACAGAATTTGGACGGG TGTTGTCTATGGCATTGGAGTTACCTTAATTCAACCTCTAGAGTATTCTGAGTTTTTCAATCGTGAAAAGGTCTATGGCTACTCAGATGACTTTGAAAG GTTTACCTATTTCTCTCGTGCTTCATTAGATTATATTGTAAAGTGCGGAAAGCAGCCTGATGTGATACATATCCACAACTGGGAGACTGCTATTATTGGGCCACTTTTCTGGGATATTTTTGCTAAACAG GGACTTGAAGGTACAAGAATCCTATTGACATGCCATGACCTGAATTCACAG TGTCTCGAGCATCCGGATAAACTAGCATTATGCGGACTTGATCCTTCTTCACTTCACCGTCCTGATCGCTTGCAAGATAATACCAAGTCACATTTGGTTAATATTTTGAAG GGTGGAGTTGTTTACTCTAATAAAGTTGCCATAATGTCATCCATACTATCAAAAGGCAGGGTTATACATAATCTGAGTCATGGATTGGACCCTACCTTAAACATTCACAA GAACAAATTGATTGTTTCTCCTTGTGGATTTGACAATTCCACCTGGGATCCATCCAAGGACAACTTTATTCCCCGAAATTTCAGTGTTGAAGATATGGAAGGGAAAACAGTTTGCAAAGCTGCATTGCAGCAGCACCTTGGGTTATCTGAGCATGCTTCTTCCATTCTT ATTGGATGCATTGTGTCAGAAGTATTCGATGTTGATCTGGAGAACCTGTGGGCAGCAATCATGAAAGCTAGTAAGACTGATGTACAG TTTGTCATCATGGGTACTAGCAAAATATCAAGTATACACAAGCTTGGATCGTTGCAGGAATCACTGAAG GATGAACATGTGAAATTTGTAAATGATTCTGATGAAACAATAACACATTTGGTTTTTGCCGGATCTGATATTATCTTGTGCCAATCTTTTCATGATCCTGTTCTCCAAGTTCCA CTAAAAGCTTTAAAGTACGGAACTGCTCCAATTGCATTAAACTCCTCCCATGACAACTTTAG GAACTTCGCAGAACATGACTATGAGACTACTAATTTCTCACGTTTCGTCAGCTCTACATTTGGAAATATGTCTATAAGCGAAGCGCTGAATGAGATG AAAAACCACCCCTGGAAGTGGAAGAGAAAGATACTGGACGCCATGGAAATGGACTTCTCGTGGGATGCCGAGTGCTGTGACATCCATACTTCTGCTTACACATCTCTAAAGAAACTGTGA
- the LOC101303938 gene encoding uncharacterized protein LOC101303938, producing MGYESYDRQRHDRRVEEYDDYEYEGDGYGYEEEGDEYEDEEEEEEEEEEDAPRPTKEALEFLELRQRLKEQIRRDMKRKEGGRGNSDDRKKLPYDKSFGSFFGPSQPVIADRVIQESKSLLETRHLASRATNSVHPNKKNSGSTSSGSKPVAHTQKPNVINEQKNIVQKRKDTRDYAFLFSEDAELPAPAKDRPPRSDSAPTSEVRSSQTVMKSKQPLVNNSRPLHGGQDNGRSIHGRDSGRPVQGSRDNGRPVHGSRDNRAVHGSHDNGRPVHGSRDSGRPVQGSRDSGRPVQGSRDSGRPVQGSRDSGRPVQGSRENGRPVHGSHDNGRPVMSGHDERKAIPTNGHMHSKVGSNRPSSASSRPGSTSMDSRKQLGSNNANGPGRPLVPKGLPSKMPASTLERRVSAPGLKNNMSSLQKAPSSKSQSSLLKQPLQQRKDVREPYKPSMLSKQSTGLSKHQIHKPQMHKQVPSRPMSQEYRPKKRPASGFADDEYDPEDGDISSMIRNMFGYNPNKFADDDDVSDMEAGFEDIQREERRSAKIARMEDEEQARLIEEEERRERLAAKMRKQKKLKR from the exons ATGGGCTATGAATCATATGATAGACAG AGACACGATCGACGAGTTGAGGAGTATGATGATTATGAGTATGAGGGGGATGGATATGGGTACGAGGAGGAAGGGGATGAGTATGAAGATGAAGAAGAAGAAGAAGAAGAAGAAGAGGAAGATGCTCCAAGACCTACCAAGGAAGCATTGGAGTTTCTTGAGTTGAGACAACGGTTGAAAGAACAGATACGGAGGGATATGAAGAGGAAGGAAGGTGGTCGGGGCAACTCCGATGATAGGAAGAAGCTCCCCTATGATAAGAG TTTTGGATCATTCTTTGGCCCTTCTCAACCAGTTATCGCTGATAGAGTAATCCAAGAAAGCAAGTCGTTATTGGAAACCCGGCATCTGGCATCTAGGGCCACAAACTCTGTCCATCCT AACAAGAAGAACTCTGGGTCTACCTCTTCTGGCTCTAAACCTGTTGCACATACCCAGAAACCCAATGTCATTAATGAG CAAAAAAATATAGTCCAAAAGCGTAAGGATACTAGAGATTACGCATTTTTATTTTCTGAAGATGCGGAGCTTCCTGCTCCTGCAAAGGATCGTCCCCCTCGAAGTGACTCTGCTCCAACATCTG AGGTGCGATCAAGTCAAACAGTGATGAAAAGTAAACAACCTTTGGTAAATAATAGTAGACCTCTCCATGGCGGTCAGGATAATGGTAGATCTATTCATGGTCGTGATAGTGGTAGACCTGTTCAAGGCAGTCGTGACAATGGTAGGCCTGTTCATGGCAGTCGTGACAATAGGGCCGTTCATGGCAGTCATGACAATGGTAGGCCTGTTCATGGCAGTCGTGATAGTGGGAGGCCTGTTCAAGGCAGTCGTGACAGTGGGAGGCCTGTTCAAGGCAGTCGTGACAGTGGGAGGCCTGTTCAAGGCAGTCGTGACAGTGGGAGGCCTGTTCAAGGCAGTCGTGAAAATGGGAGGCCAGTTCATGGAAGTCATGACAATGGGAGACCTGTTATGTCTGGTCATGATGAAAGGAAAGCAATTCCTACAAATGGACATATGCATTCTAAAGTTGGGTCCAATAGGCCGAGTTCTGCCAGTAGCAGACCTGGCTCAACATCAATGGACTCTAGAAAACAACTGGGTAGCAACAACGCTAATGGCCCTGGACGGCCCCTCGTGCCAAAAGGTCTCCCTTCAAAGATGCCGGCCTCTACCTTAGAGAGGAGGGTTTCTGCACCTGGTTTGAAGAATAACATGTCTTCATTGCAGAAAGCACCCTCTTCAAAGTCGCAGTCTTCTCTTCTGAAGCAGCCACTACAGCAAAGAAAGGATGTACGAGAACCTTATAAGCCCAGTATGTTATCAAAACAGTCCACAGGATTATCAAAACATCAG ATCCACAAGCCGCAAATGCATAAGCAAGTCCCATCACGTCCTATGTCACAAGAGTATCGTCCCAAAAAAAGGCCTGCAAGTGGGTTTGCAGACGATGAGTATGACCCTGAGGATGGGGATATTAGTAGTATGATCAGAAACATGTTTGG TTACAATCCAAATAAATTTGCTGATGACGATGATGTCAGTGACATGGAGGCAGGATTTGAAGATATTCAGAGGGAGGAGAGGAGAAG TGCAAAAATTGCAAGAATGGAGGATGAAGAACAAGCTAGGTTGATAGAAGAAGAAGAAAGGAGGGAACGTTTGGCCGCCAAGATGAGAAAACAGAAGAAGCTGAAGCGGTAG